From the genome of Halobacteriovorax marinus SJ:
AGAATCCACTTCATCACTGGTGCAGATGATATTGTCGTTGGAAAAGATGGGACTCAATTAATGGTTGATTCATTAAATTCTAATAATGAGGTTAGCTACGATCGCCCAACAAAACTTCCTCACCATACGCCTGAGCTTGCTGCTCCTCATATTAAGAAGTTTTTAAAAGATGAAGGAATTATATAGAGCTAATAACCTCTAATAATTCTTCCATATTTATAGGCTTGAGTAGAACTTCTTCAATATTGTATGAAGAGATATCATTCTCTGAAAGAACTTTCTCTTCATGTCCAGTTAGAAGTATAATTGGCTTCTCGCCCCCACTCTCAGAGTAGGCCTTCGCAAATTCAAAACCACTCATCTCAGGCATCGAGAGATCTGTAAGAATAACATCCACCTCAAGGCCAGTTTTTAGTGCAGCAAGAGCAGCTAAGGGTGAAGTGTAGCAAAGAACTTCTGCTCCTTGCTCCTCTACAAAATCCTTATGCATATTTGCTATTATCTCTTCATCATCAAGAATTAAAACTCTACGACCTTTTAATGTAATCTCACCAAGTCTTTGAGTAGGATTTAACTCATTGGCCAGAAGGTCTTCTCCCTCAGAGTATACAGGTAGAAAAATAATAAATTTTGCGCCCTCTCCAATTTCACTAATGAGCTCAATACGACCATTCATCTGTTCAATAATTGAATGAATAATCGACAGCCCCATACCTGTTCCCTTATTGATGGGTTTAGTTGAAAAGTAAGGTTCATAAATCTTTTCTTTCACCTCATCTGGTATCCCTGAACCATTGTCAGAAATAATGAGTTGGACTTCATTCTTTATATGGTTAACTTGTGTTCGAACTTTAATGTAGCCATTCTTCTTATCGATTGAGTCTCTAGAGTTAGTACAGAAATTCATAATAATCTGCTGCATCTGAGTGATATCTCCGAGAATGTCCACTTCTTGATCAAAGGTATAATCAATTTCTATATTTGCAGGAAGTGTTGATCTCATCATATCTAAACTAGTGCGAACAACATTCACTAAATTAATCTTTGAGTACTCTACTTTCTTTTGATGTGTATAAGTTAAGATTTGGCGAATAAGCTTATCCCCTCTTTCAGAGAACTCTACAATATTTCCAAGATACTTCTTAATCTTATCTAGTTTATTGGCCTCTAAATAATGTAAGCTCTGTTCTGCAGACCCTGAAATGAGATGAAGAATATTATTGAAGTCGTGAGCAATTCCACCAGAGAGCCTACCTAGGGCCTCCATTTTCTGTGATTGATTTAGCTTAACAATCAGTTCTTCCTTCTCCTGTCTATCTCTCTCAATTCTCTCAATATCGTGAATTAAGTTCCCCTTCATTTTATTAACTGAGTAGAGAACAATATCCAATTCATCAATGGTCTCCGAAGGCTTTCTATTGAGATCAATATCCTCTTTATCTAGGTTATCTATATTAAAGTCTTTAAGCTTAGTCGATAGAACATTTAAAGGAACCATCACATGACCTCTTAGAATATAGATCATCACAAAGGCCACAATAAAAGTTTTGATGAGATTCGCGGTAAGTATAAATAGAGCGGTATTAAGAACATGTTCAATATATGGCTCTAAATCTGTTACGACTCTATGGTTTCCAAGCTCTCTCTTCTCCTTTATAGGAGTACATTAATGGCCAAGTTTTTTCTTTCTTTTGAATAAATTGATCTTCTGTTCCTGAAGAGAGAGTCTGCCCGTCGTAGTTAATCTCAACATAAGTAAATTCACCTGTAGAAGATAGAGAATGTAGCTGCATCTTCAGTGCTTTTAAATCAAGGTGCCATAAGTTATATGAAAGTTCAGGAACAATAAGGTTTGAAACTCTTTTTATATCGTTATCTACTTTAGAAACGTTTTGCGAATAGTCACGGTAAAGTTGGATACCAGTTGAGATCACCGTAACTAAAGAACTAATAGCTATAATTTTTAATATAATTATTTTACTTAGAGA
Proteins encoded in this window:
- a CDS encoding hybrid sensor histidine kinase/response regulator — protein: MIYILRGHVMVPLNVLSTKLKDFNIDNLDKEDIDLNRKPSETIDELDIVLYSVNKMKGNLIHDIERIERDRQEKEELIVKLNQSQKMEALGRLSGGIAHDFNNILHLISGSAEQSLHYLEANKLDKIKKYLGNIVEFSERGDKLIRQILTYTHQKKVEYSKINLVNVVRTSLDMMRSTLPANIEIDYTFDQEVDILGDITQMQQIIMNFCTNSRDSIDKKNGYIKVRTQVNHIKNEVQLIISDNGSGIPDEVKEKIYEPYFSTKPINKGTGMGLSIIHSIIEQMNGRIELISEIGEGAKFIIFLPVYSEGEDLLANELNPTQRLGEITLKGRRVLILDDEEIIANMHKDFVEEQGAEVLCYTSPLAALAALKTGLEVDVILTDLSMPEMSGFEFAKAYSESGGEKPIILLTGHEEKVLSENDISSYNIEEVLLKPINMEELLEVISSI